One Rossellomorea aquimaris DNA window includes the following coding sequences:
- the hisB gene encoding imidazoleglycerol-phosphate dehydratase HisB yields MRSAEIVRKTNETDIRLNFGIDGEGNSEIKTGVPFMSHMLDLFTKHGQFDCSIEANGDIEVDDHHTTEDIGICLGQALLASLGDKKGIKRYGSAMVPMDEALAQVVVDLSNRPHLEFRAELPSQKVGTFDTELVHEFLWKLALEARMNLHVIVHYGHNTHHIIEAIFKALGRALDEATTIDPRVKGVPSTKGML; encoded by the coding sequence GTGAGAAGTGCAGAGATTGTGCGAAAGACGAATGAGACCGATATTCGCTTGAATTTTGGGATCGATGGAGAGGGAAACTCGGAGATTAAGACGGGTGTCCCTTTCATGAGTCATATGCTGGATTTGTTCACAAAACATGGACAATTTGATTGTTCGATCGAGGCAAATGGCGATATTGAAGTGGATGACCATCACACCACTGAAGATATCGGCATTTGCTTGGGACAGGCATTACTTGCGTCACTGGGAGACAAAAAAGGGATTAAGCGTTACGGCTCAGCCATGGTTCCGATGGATGAAGCCCTTGCCCAAGTCGTAGTGGACCTGAGTAATCGTCCGCACCTTGAGTTCCGTGCAGAACTTCCAAGTCAGAAAGTCGGGACCTTCGATACGGAGCTTGTTCATGAATTCCTTTGGAAGCTTGCTCTTGAAGCACGAATGAATCTTCATGTCATCGTTCATTATGGTCACAATACCCACCATATCATAGAAGCGATCTTTAAAGCGCTGGGACGTGCCCTTGATGAAGCAACCACAATCGATCCCCGTGTAAAAGGGGTTCCGTCAACGAAGGGAATGTTATAA
- a CDS encoding ATP phosphoribosyltransferase regulatory subunit, whose translation MTKLFMFEKPLGMRDTFPDLYEIKDQTKKKMEQAMKLWGYKFIETPSLEYYETVGEASAILDQQLFKLLDQQGHTLVLRPDMTAPIARIAASKLLKDEAPLRLAYSNSVFRAQQREGGRPAEFEQVGIECIGDDTVSADAEVIALMISVLKEAGLENFKISIGHIGFVQELFTQIVGTEERANTLRRYLYEKNYVGYRQHVNELALSSIDKQRLFRFLQLRGSENVLGEAHSLLEGEKGLDALEQLKDLWSILKDYEVEQYVKFDLSLVSHMSYYSGILFEVYGENVGFAIGNGGRYNKLLEKFGKNSGATGFGLRLDYVLEAMQVQLSSTLQQCVLFSDERRKEAIRLAHELRSEGIGVVLQNWKGVGDVDEFTKGFSNVHFVVGQDTKGGETS comes from the coding sequence ATGACTAAGTTATTTATGTTCGAGAAGCCATTGGGAATGAGAGATACATTTCCTGATTTATACGAAATCAAAGATCAGACGAAAAAGAAAATGGAACAAGCGATGAAGTTGTGGGGTTACAAATTTATTGAAACTCCAAGCCTTGAATATTATGAAACCGTTGGAGAGGCATCTGCGATATTAGATCAGCAGCTATTCAAGCTTCTGGATCAACAGGGGCACACCCTCGTGTTAAGGCCGGATATGACAGCGCCGATCGCCCGGATTGCCGCGTCAAAATTATTAAAGGATGAAGCACCGTTACGATTGGCCTACTCTAATTCTGTCTTCAGGGCCCAGCAGCGGGAAGGCGGACGTCCGGCAGAATTTGAACAAGTGGGAATCGAATGTATCGGTGACGACACAGTCAGTGCCGACGCTGAGGTGATTGCTCTGATGATATCGGTTTTAAAAGAAGCAGGATTGGAAAACTTCAAAATTTCCATCGGGCATATTGGATTTGTTCAAGAGCTGTTCACTCAGATCGTCGGAACAGAAGAGCGGGCGAATACGTTAAGAAGATACTTATATGAGAAGAATTATGTTGGTTATCGTCAGCACGTCAATGAGTTGGCGCTTTCTTCCATCGATAAGCAGAGGTTGTTCCGTTTCCTGCAATTACGGGGATCAGAAAATGTACTGGGTGAAGCTCATTCTCTTTTAGAAGGAGAAAAAGGACTGGATGCATTAGAACAGCTGAAAGATCTATGGAGTATTTTAAAAGATTACGAAGTGGAGCAATATGTGAAATTCGATTTGAGTCTGGTGAGCCATATGAGTTATTACTCCGGGATTTTATTTGAAGTGTACGGAGAAAATGTCGGCTTTGCGATCGGAAATGGCGGACGCTATAATAAGCTGCTTGAAAAGTTCGGGAAAAATTCAGGGGCGACAGGATTTGGTTTGCGTCTTGATTACGTGTTGGAAGCCATGCAGGTTCAGTTATCCTCAACACTTCAGCAATGCGTGCTTTTCAGTGATGAGCGCAGGAAAGAAGCGATCCGTTTAGCTCATGAGCTGAGAAGTGAGGGAATCGGGGTTGTTCTTCAGAACTGGAAGGGCGTAGGGGATGTGGATGAGTTTACGAAAGGCTTCAGCAATGTTCACTTCGTTGTAGGACAGGACACAAAAGGCGGTGAAACATCATGA
- the hisH gene encoding imidazole glycerol phosphate synthase subunit HisH, giving the protein MIGIVDYGMGNLFSVSKALERLNVPYFISDQQEELLNADGLILPGVGAFKDAMNLLETTHLKETILTFAQSGKPLLGICLGMQLLFEESKENGETRGLALLPGEVLHIPKEDSQGNSFKVPHMGWNLLRYQKKSPLLEGLSEGYVYFVHSYYVHEGSKDVIAASADYAGVEIPAVVSRENIYGMQFHPEKSGELGMKLLENFTKRVKEAVS; this is encoded by the coding sequence ATGATCGGCATTGTAGACTATGGGATGGGGAATCTGTTCAGCGTCAGTAAAGCACTTGAACGGTTGAACGTTCCTTATTTTATCAGTGATCAACAAGAGGAATTACTGAACGCAGATGGGTTGATTTTACCGGGGGTCGGAGCATTTAAAGATGCCATGAATCTTCTCGAAACCACTCATTTAAAAGAAACCATCCTCACTTTTGCCCAAAGCGGGAAGCCGCTCTTAGGCATTTGTTTGGGCATGCAGCTCCTTTTTGAAGAAAGTAAAGAGAATGGAGAGACGAGAGGGTTAGCCCTGCTTCCTGGTGAAGTGCTTCACATCCCGAAAGAGGACAGTCAAGGAAACTCGTTCAAAGTCCCTCACATGGGTTGGAATCTTCTGCGTTACCAAAAAAAATCCCCCCTTTTAGAAGGGTTATCAGAAGGCTATGTGTACTTTGTTCACTCCTATTATGTGCACGAAGGATCCAAAGACGTGATAGCGGCAAGTGCTGATTATGCGGGAGTCGAAATCCCGGCAGTCGTGAGCCGGGAAAATATATACGGAATGCAGTTTCATCCTGAGAAAAGCGGAGAGCTTGGAATGAAACTGTTAGAAAACTTTACAAAACGAGTGAAGGAGGCGGTCTCATGA
- the hisG gene encoding ATP phosphoribosyltransferase, with protein MSSLTIAMPKGRIFEEAVELLRKADYNLPPEFDDSRKLIIEVPQEDLRFILAKPMDVPTYVEHGVADLGIAGKDVMLEEERDVYELLDLRISGCYLAVAGLPNTKMSDVAPKIATKYPNVASSFFREQGEQVEIIKLNGSIELAPLIGLADRIVDIVSTGRTLKENGLVEYETIVDITSRLIVNPVSYRMKDEKIQDLVTRLTRIIG; from the coding sequence ATGAGTTCATTAACCATTGCCATGCCTAAAGGCAGGATATTTGAAGAAGCCGTGGAACTATTAAGGAAGGCAGATTACAATCTGCCACCTGAATTCGATGATTCGAGAAAGCTCATCATCGAGGTTCCCCAGGAAGATTTACGATTCATCTTGGCAAAGCCGATGGATGTTCCGACGTATGTGGAGCATGGAGTCGCTGATTTAGGGATTGCCGGGAAGGACGTTATGCTGGAAGAAGAGCGAGACGTATATGAGCTGCTAGATTTACGGATCAGTGGTTGTTACTTGGCGGTCGCAGGACTGCCGAATACAAAAATGAGTGATGTGGCACCTAAAATTGCAACGAAATATCCGAATGTTGCGTCATCCTTTTTCCGGGAGCAGGGAGAGCAAGTGGAAATCATTAAACTAAACGGATCCATTGAGCTCGCTCCTTTAATCGGGCTCGCTGATCGCATCGTCGATATCGTCTCAACGGGAAGAACCCTGAAGGAAAATGGACTGGTGGAATACGAAACCATCGTTGACATCACCTCCAGACTCATCGTCAATCCCGTCAGCTACCGAATGAAAGACGAAAAAATCCAAGACCTCGTCACCCGGCTGACACGCATCATCGGGTGA
- a CDS encoding tetratricopeptide repeat protein translates to MRKGSKLGSEQAKVLSFVPTGEYYYNKGMKAYQRRELKKSLKYLNRAFQLEPVEPMIACQLSIVYTELGEYKRSNDLLHQILDDLDPRMAECHYFLANNYAHLGLFKEAYEQVSAYLDKEEYGEFVEDAEDLLELLELDSDLIVDDLYEHDELIVQQEKARDLLESGHFQKAVDTLQKVIQDYPEFWSAYNNLALAYFYLGEVDQAAATLEEVLEKNPGNLHALCNTAVFYFYQKRHDELDELIQGLEKVRPLLHEHRYKLGATFALVGHSKRAYDWLKSLQKIGFEGDASFYYWLSYSAYETGHGDTARNAWKKVLEINPEKEGLEPWNDKKQEEGFENHVTSILKKLQSEYTEEKLFGLFLTSISDNQRAILTHADFCDVEDLSIVEKVYLAQVLNSNGNSSIKVNQEIQNMHQVALHLYGDHRPITSVESGLFLTWFTIAYRGIKERETFKNAKAFAAATEFVWNRLRNEKVTKKQLCDRFNLSASTLTKYISVVESYLP, encoded by the coding sequence ATGAGAAAAGGGTCAAAATTAGGTAGTGAGCAAGCGAAAGTGTTGTCTTTTGTCCCGACTGGCGAGTATTACTACAACAAAGGGATGAAGGCTTATCAACGTCGAGAGCTTAAGAAATCGTTAAAATATTTAAATAGAGCATTTCAATTAGAACCAGTAGAACCGATGATTGCCTGTCAATTATCGATTGTGTATACAGAGCTTGGTGAATACAAGCGGTCCAATGATTTATTGCATCAAATTTTGGATGATCTGGATCCCCGTATGGCTGAGTGTCATTATTTTCTGGCCAACAATTATGCCCATTTAGGCTTATTTAAAGAGGCATACGAACAGGTTTCAGCTTATCTTGACAAAGAAGAGTATGGTGAATTCGTTGAGGATGCAGAAGACTTATTAGAGCTTTTGGAACTCGATTCCGATCTGATTGTGGATGATTTATACGAGCATGATGAGCTTATCGTCCAACAGGAGAAAGCAAGAGATCTTCTTGAATCAGGACATTTTCAAAAAGCCGTGGATACCTTACAGAAGGTCATTCAGGATTATCCGGAATTCTGGTCAGCTTATAATAATCTAGCACTGGCATACTTCTATTTAGGAGAAGTCGATCAAGCAGCTGCTACGTTGGAAGAGGTGCTGGAGAAGAATCCTGGAAATCTTCATGCCCTGTGCAATACGGCTGTTTTTTATTTCTATCAAAAACGTCATGACGAGCTGGACGAATTGATTCAGGGTCTTGAGAAGGTCCGTCCCTTACTTCATGAGCATCGTTACAAGCTGGGGGCTACGTTTGCGCTCGTTGGTCATTCGAAGCGGGCATATGATTGGTTGAAGTCCCTTCAAAAGATTGGATTTGAGGGCGATGCGAGCTTCTATTATTGGTTGTCTTATTCTGCTTATGAAACAGGTCATGGGGATACAGCCCGTAATGCGTGGAAAAAGGTATTGGAAATCAACCCTGAAAAAGAAGGACTCGAGCCTTGGAACGATAAAAAGCAGGAAGAGGGCTTCGAAAATCACGTCACATCGATTTTGAAGAAGCTGCAAAGTGAATATACGGAAGAGAAATTATTTGGTCTGTTTCTTACGTCTATTTCGGATAATCAGAGAGCCATCCTCACTCATGCTGACTTTTGTGATGTGGAGGACCTGTCGATTGTCGAAAAGGTTTATTTAGCACAAGTGTTAAACAGCAACGGAAACAGCTCGATTAAAGTGAACCAGGAGATACAGAATATGCATCAAGTGGCTCTGCACCTTTATGGGGATCATCGCCCTATCACCAGCGTGGAGTCGGGATTATTCCTTACTTGGTTTACGATCGCCTACAGAGGCATAAAAGAACGGGAAACCTTCAAAAATGCCAAAGCTTTTGCAGCGGCGACCGAATTTGTTTGGAATCGACTGCGAAATGAAAAGGTCACGAAGAAGCAGCTATGTGATCGATTCAATTTATCTGCAAGTACGCTGACAAAATATATCTCAGTCGTTGAAAGCTACCTTCCGTGA
- a CDS encoding acyltransferase produces MRRTTRYPVEGANSLWHVYKTVPFGKVVKNFIVIQLARYTPFLGMKNWLYKTFLRMKIGGHTSFALMVMLDVMFPEKISVGRNTVIGYNTTILAHEYLIKEYRLGDVEIGSEVMIGANTTILPGVQIGDGAIVSAGTLVHKDVPAGAFVGGNPMRIIYTQEELAARWREDAIYGLKREE; encoded by the coding sequence ATGAGACGAACGACCCGTTACCCTGTAGAAGGGGCAAATTCTCTCTGGCATGTTTACAAAACCGTTCCTTTCGGGAAGGTCGTCAAAAATTTCATCGTGATTCAGCTGGCAAGGTACACACCCTTTCTGGGAATGAAAAATTGGCTGTACAAAACGTTTTTGAGGATGAAGATCGGTGGACACACGTCATTCGCCCTTATGGTGATGCTTGACGTGATGTTTCCAGAGAAAATATCGGTTGGGCGTAATACAGTCATCGGGTACAATACGACGATTCTCGCTCATGAATACCTGATCAAGGAATACCGATTAGGTGATGTGGAGATCGGATCGGAAGTGATGATCGGGGCCAATACGACGATATTACCGGGTGTTCAGATTGGTGACGGAGCCATCGTATCGGCAGGAACCCTCGTGCACAAAGACGTCCCGGCAGGAGCGTTCGTTGGTGGAAATCCCATGAGGATCATCTATACACAAGAGGAACTTGCCGCACGCTGGCGAGAAGATGCAATCTACGGATTGAAAAGAGAAGAATGA
- a CDS encoding nucleoside recognition domain-containing protein, producing MWMSSLKNGGLTGLKTTWSLGKVIFPITLIVFLLQYTPVLPWVMEKISPFMKLIGLSGDAAIPLVLGNFLNLYAGIGGILSLDLTVKEVFIIAVMLSFSHNLFIESTVAAKVGVKIWLIVAVRIGLALVSAIVINLVWNGGSEIAKYGMMPPQQVEPDGWGEIILMGLEKAGFGVLQLALIVIPLMMIIQVMKDLKWMDVFSRWMSPATRALGMNANTSSTMVAGLVIGLAYGAGVMIQAVKEDGVSKKDVTIAFIFLVACHAVVEDTLIFIPLGIPVLPLLIIRLVTAILLTMTVAYIWNRVDAKKEKERHYEQDYNNII from the coding sequence ATGTGGATGTCATCTTTGAAAAATGGCGGCCTGACAGGTTTGAAAACAACGTGGTCACTGGGTAAGGTCATCTTTCCAATAACGCTGATCGTCTTTTTGCTTCAATATACACCTGTCCTTCCCTGGGTCATGGAGAAGATTTCTCCGTTCATGAAGCTTATAGGGCTTTCAGGTGATGCGGCCATTCCACTTGTATTGGGGAATTTTCTTAACTTATACGCAGGAATAGGTGGGATCCTATCCCTTGATTTAACGGTGAAAGAAGTATTCATCATTGCCGTGATGCTCTCCTTCTCTCATAATTTGTTCATTGAATCAACCGTAGCCGCAAAAGTGGGCGTGAAGATTTGGCTGATTGTCGCTGTAAGGATCGGGTTGGCCCTCGTATCGGCAATTGTCATCAATCTCGTTTGGAACGGTGGGTCTGAAATCGCCAAGTACGGAATGATGCCTCCCCAACAAGTTGAGCCGGACGGGTGGGGAGAAATCATTCTGATGGGACTTGAAAAAGCAGGATTTGGTGTCCTGCAATTAGCTCTTATCGTCATTCCTCTTATGATGATTATTCAAGTAATGAAAGATCTGAAATGGATGGATGTTTTTTCACGCTGGATGTCCCCGGCCACACGGGCCCTTGGCATGAATGCAAATACATCATCCACGATGGTAGCGGGACTCGTCATCGGTCTGGCATACGGAGCAGGCGTCATGATCCAGGCGGTAAAAGAAGATGGAGTGAGTAAGAAGGATGTCACGATTGCCTTCATCTTTTTAGTCGCATGTCACGCCGTGGTGGAGGATACGCTAATTTTCATCCCACTCGGCATCCCTGTCCTGCCCCTTCTCATCATCAGGCTTGTCACAGCGATTTTGTTAACGATGACGGTTGCCTACATTTGGAACAGGGTCGATGCAAAGAAAGAAAAGGAGAGACATTATGAGCAGGATTACAACAATATTATTTGA
- the hisA gene encoding 1-(5-phosphoribosyl)-5-[(5-phosphoribosylamino)methylideneamino]imidazole-4-carboxamide isomerase, with translation MSFTIYPAIDMRGGKCVRLVQGDYNQETVYGDSPFDMAKKFADEGAEWIHMVDLDGAKEGSRINDEFVIAVAEKLDAKVQIGGGIRSKEDIEHYLSRGVDRVIIGSIAVSNTELVKEWLAEYGDKIAIGLDAKDGYVATHGWLETSGLKAVDLGKELAVAGAETFIFTDIATDGMLSGPNVEAVVDLAEQTGKSVIASGGISSLEDLKTLKQYENQGVSGAICGKSLYTGKFTVSEAINEVKTC, from the coding sequence ATGAGTTTTACGATTTATCCAGCCATTGATATGAGGGGCGGGAAGTGCGTTCGTCTCGTTCAAGGTGATTATAATCAGGAAACGGTTTATGGAGACTCTCCATTTGATATGGCCAAGAAATTCGCGGATGAAGGGGCAGAGTGGATTCACATGGTAGATCTTGACGGGGCAAAGGAAGGCTCACGAATCAATGATGAATTCGTGATCGCCGTTGCTGAGAAGCTGGATGCAAAGGTGCAGATCGGGGGAGGCATCCGCTCCAAAGAGGATATCGAGCACTATTTAAGCCGGGGCGTCGATCGTGTCATCATCGGCAGTATCGCTGTTTCCAACACGGAGTTAGTGAAGGAATGGCTGGCGGAATATGGTGATAAGATTGCCATCGGGCTGGATGCAAAGGATGGCTATGTGGCAACCCACGGATGGTTGGAAACGTCAGGTCTTAAAGCCGTCGATCTAGGCAAAGAACTGGCTGTAGCCGGCGCGGAAACGTTCATCTTCACCGATATTGCCACAGACGGAATGCTATCTGGTCCCAACGTTGAAGCGGTTGTAGATCTTGCCGAACAAACGGGGAAATCAGTGATTGCGTCTGGAGGCATTAGCTCACTTGAAGATTTGAAGACTTTAAAGCAATACGAAAACCAAGGCGTCTCCGGTGCGATTTGCGGAAAATCACTTTATACAGGAAAGTTCACGGTGAGCGAGGCCATAAATGAGGTGAAGACATGTTGA
- the hisIE gene encoding bifunctional phosphoribosyl-AMP cyclohydrolase/phosphoribosyl-ATP diphosphatase HisIE has protein sequence MTNDDWIASVKYDDKGLVPAIIQDAATKEVLTLAYMNETSLKKTVETGETWFYSRSRQELWHKGETSGNTQAVKNITWDCDKDAILVLVDKEGPACHKGEESCFHEGVYGEENSSTENILLTLEKLIENREIERPEGAYTTYLFEEGVDKILKKVGEEASEVIIAAKNRDSEELKWEVADLFYHVLVLLREQKLPLEDVLEVLVERHNK, from the coding sequence ATGACAAATGACGATTGGATCGCATCCGTGAAGTACGATGATAAAGGATTGGTACCTGCCATCATCCAGGACGCTGCGACAAAAGAGGTTTTAACACTGGCCTATATGAATGAAACGTCCCTCAAGAAAACGGTTGAGACGGGAGAAACGTGGTTTTACTCCCGGTCACGACAGGAGCTGTGGCATAAAGGTGAGACAAGCGGGAACACCCAAGCGGTCAAGAACATTACGTGGGATTGCGATAAAGATGCAATCCTTGTCCTCGTCGATAAGGAAGGCCCTGCGTGTCATAAAGGAGAAGAGAGTTGCTTCCATGAAGGAGTGTATGGTGAGGAGAATTCATCAACAGAAAATATCCTCCTCACTCTGGAGAAACTCATTGAAAATCGTGAGATCGAGCGGCCAGAAGGAGCATATACGACCTACCTTTTTGAAGAAGGTGTAGACAAAATCCTTAAAAAAGTAGGAGAAGAAGCGTCAGAAGTGATCATTGCTGCGAAAAACAGGGACAGTGAAGAACTGAAATGGGAAGTCGCAGACCTGTTCTACCACGTACTTGTATTACTAAGAGAACAAAAACTTCCACTCGAAGATGTGTTAGAAGTCCTAGTGGAACGTCATAATAAATAA
- the hisD gene encoding histidinol dehydrogenase, which yields MKVIKDISRASIKRSVDSGTEEQRRAVQGIISSVQKNGDEAVREYTEKFDGVQLENYRVSQSEIEEAFSSMDSEMISIIEEAADNIRDFHEKQKRSSWFTTKEDGTMLGQKLTPLDSVGVYVPGGTAAYPSSVLMNVLPAKVAGVKRITMVSPPGKNGKLSPGVLVAAKIAGVEDIFKVGGAQAVAALAYGTPSITPVDKITGPGNIYVALAKREVFGDVDIDMIAGPSEIVILADEHQRADEIAADLLSQAEHDVYASAVLVTNSSALAEEVSTQVERQLSSLPREDIARQSINDFGAIYVTRDIEEGIDVVNQLAAEHLEILTEKPLETMAKIRHAGAIFLGRYSSEPVGDYFAGPNHVLPTNGTARFSSPLNVDEFMKKTSVISYSETALQQNYQKIAKLARLEGLEAHARAVEIRFNKE from the coding sequence ATGAAGGTTATTAAGGATATAAGCAGGGCGTCGATTAAGCGCTCGGTCGACAGTGGTACTGAGGAGCAGCGAAGAGCGGTTCAGGGGATTATTTCTTCTGTGCAGAAAAATGGCGACGAGGCAGTCCGTGAATATACGGAGAAATTTGATGGTGTCCAATTAGAGAACTACAGGGTTTCTCAGAGTGAGATAGAGGAAGCATTCTCTTCTATGGATTCTGAGATGATCTCTATCATTGAAGAAGCAGCGGATAATATTCGAGACTTTCATGAGAAACAAAAAAGATCTTCATGGTTTACAACTAAAGAGGATGGGACCATGCTTGGCCAAAAGCTGACACCACTTGATTCAGTCGGCGTGTACGTACCAGGTGGGACGGCTGCGTATCCTTCCTCTGTATTAATGAATGTGCTGCCAGCTAAAGTAGCGGGAGTCAAACGAATCACGATGGTTTCTCCCCCTGGAAAGAATGGGAAGCTATCTCCCGGCGTGTTGGTTGCAGCTAAAATTGCCGGAGTGGAAGACATCTTTAAGGTGGGTGGTGCTCAAGCTGTAGCGGCACTGGCGTATGGAACGCCATCCATCACTCCCGTGGATAAAATAACAGGACCGGGGAACATTTATGTAGCCCTGGCAAAACGGGAAGTGTTCGGCGATGTGGATATTGATATGATCGCCGGTCCGAGTGAAATCGTGATCCTGGCCGATGAGCATCAGCGTGCCGATGAAATTGCCGCTGACCTTCTTTCACAGGCAGAGCATGACGTGTATGCATCTGCCGTTCTTGTGACAAATTCGTCTGCCTTGGCCGAAGAAGTATCGACACAGGTGGAACGACAGCTGTCTTCCCTTCCCAGAGAAGACATTGCCCGTCAGTCCATCAATGATTTCGGAGCCATCTATGTGACGAGAGACATTGAAGAAGGAATCGATGTTGTGAATCAACTCGCAGCTGAGCATTTGGAAATTTTAACGGAAAAGCCGTTAGAAACGATGGCGAAAATCCGTCATGCGGGAGCCATCTTCCTTGGCCGATACAGCTCGGAGCCTGTAGGGGATTACTTCGCAGGACCGAATCACGTACTCCCGACGAACGGGACAGCACGTTTTTCAAGCCCATTAAATGTAGATGAATTTATGAAAAAAACTAGTGTGATTTCCTACAGTGAAACAGCACTGCAGCAAAATTATCAAAAAATCGCAAAGCTTGCCCGCTTAGAGGGTCTTGAAGCCCATGCAAGGGCAGTGGAGATTCGATTCAATAAGGAATAA
- the hisF gene encoding imidazole glycerol phosphate synthase subunit HisF: MLTKRIVPCLDVKDGRVVKGIQFLELRDAGDPVELAKVYDKQGADELVFLDISASHEGRKTMVEVVQHVAAELAIPFTVGGGINSVEDMKAILRAGADKVSLNTAAVLRPELVREGADYFGSQCIVVAIDAKYDEESKGFKVYTHGGRKLKDLDAVEWAKEVESLGAGEILLTSMDSDGEKQGFNLALTAAVSEAVSIPVIASGGAGNAGHFKEVFTEGKADAALAASIFHYKETSVEEVKSYLREQEVHVR, encoded by the coding sequence ATGTTGACGAAACGGATCGTTCCTTGTCTGGACGTGAAGGATGGCCGTGTGGTGAAGGGCATTCAGTTCTTGGAATTGCGAGATGCGGGAGATCCCGTTGAACTTGCTAAAGTGTACGACAAGCAAGGTGCCGATGAACTCGTCTTCCTGGATATTTCAGCCTCACATGAAGGACGGAAAACGATGGTGGAAGTCGTTCAGCATGTAGCTGCGGAATTGGCGATCCCTTTTACAGTAGGGGGAGGGATTAACTCAGTTGAAGATATGAAAGCCATCCTTCGCGCAGGGGCAGACAAGGTTTCTCTTAACACTGCAGCCGTCCTGCGTCCTGAGCTTGTCCGTGAAGGAGCGGATTACTTCGGATCTCAATGTATCGTAGTCGCCATCGATGCCAAATATGATGAAGAGAGCAAAGGCTTTAAGGTGTACACCCATGGAGGCAGAAAGCTGAAAGACCTGGATGCCGTTGAATGGGCGAAGGAAGTAGAATCACTCGGTGCGGGAGAAATTTTGTTAACGAGCATGGATAGTGATGGAGAGAAGCAAGGGTTCAATCTGGCTCTGACGGCGGCAGTCAGTGAAGCGGTTTCGATTCCGGTGATTGCTTCAGGCGGTGCAGGAAATGCCGGGCATTTCAAAGAAGTATTCACAGAAGGCAAAGCCGATGCGGCCCTTGCAGCCTCCATTTTTCACTATAAAGAAACGAGCGTTGAAGAAGTAAAGAGCTACTTAAGAGAGCAGGAGGTGCACGTACGATGA
- the ppaX gene encoding pyrophosphatase PpaX — translation MSRITTILFDLDGTLINTNDLIISSFLHTLNHYYPGDYEEKDVHPFMGPPLEESFGGLDPDRMEEMCAHYRAYNHEHHDTLVTEFEGVYETVQALYENGYKLAIVSTKVRDVVLKGLDLMNLRPFFEVIITLDEVENAKPHPEPIEKALIALGSSPEEAIMIGDNHHDILAGKNAGVLSAGVAWSAKGREHLAHYEPDFMLDNMKDLLPIVGVSTT, via the coding sequence ATGAGCAGGATTACAACAATATTATTTGACTTAGACGGAACATTGATCAATACCAATGATTTAATTATTTCTTCCTTTTTGCATACATTGAATCATTATTATCCAGGGGACTACGAGGAAAAGGATGTTCATCCTTTTATGGGACCACCATTAGAAGAGTCATTCGGGGGATTGGATCCCGACCGTATGGAAGAAATGTGTGCCCACTACCGTGCTTATAATCATGAGCATCATGACACACTTGTAACTGAGTTTGAAGGGGTGTATGAAACCGTTCAAGCCCTCTACGAAAATGGATACAAATTAGCGATTGTCTCAACGAAAGTCCGCGATGTTGTGTTAAAGGGACTGGACCTGATGAATCTTCGTCCGTTCTTTGAAGTCATCATCACCCTGGACGAAGTGGAGAACGCGAAGCCTCATCCTGAACCGATTGAGAAAGCTCTCATCGCATTGGGGTCCTCTCCTGAAGAAGCAATCATGATCGGGGACAATCACCACGACATTTTAGCGGGGAAAAATGCAGGAGTGCTATCGGCAGGTGTCGCGTGGAGTGCGAAGGGGAGAGAGCACCTGGCTCACTACGAACCGGACTTCATGCTGGATAATATGAAAGACTTATTACCGATTGTTGGAGTTTCGACTACATGA